From Paracoccus suum, the proteins below share one genomic window:
- a CDS encoding winged helix-turn-helix transcriptional regulator, translated as MIPCDTQDTVHCERLSRMLSRIGDKWTLLIVRALGAQPLRFNALKRELGSISQKMLTVTLRNLERDGLVTRKVTPTTPPQVEYALSAMGRDLHQPIAALAEWAWAHADAIDRARADYDAQDARGPSTEGAARATKTA; from the coding sequence ATGATACCGTGTGACACCCAGGATACGGTCCACTGCGAGCGCCTGAGCCGCATGCTCTCGCGCATCGGCGACAAGTGGACGCTGCTGATCGTGCGGGCGCTGGGCGCGCAGCCGCTGCGCTTCAACGCGCTGAAACGCGAGCTGGGTAGCATTTCGCAAAAGATGCTGACGGTGACGTTGCGCAATCTGGAGCGTGACGGGCTGGTCACGCGAAAGGTGACGCCGACCACCCCGCCGCAGGTCGAATATGCGCTGAGCGCGATGGGGCGCGATCTGCACCAGCCGATTGCGGCTCTGGCAGAATGGGCCTGGGCGCATGCCGATGCGATCGATCGGGCCCGCGCGGACTATGACGCGCAGGACGCCCGCGGCCCCTCGACAGAGGGCGCGGCGCGCGCGACAAAGACGGCATGA
- a CDS encoding urate hydroxylase PuuD: protein MMDPIILMDWAGFAIRWLHVVTAIAWIGSSFYFIALDLGLQRAPGLPAAAHGEEWQVHGGGFYHITKYMVAPERLPEHLTWFKWESYATWLSGVAMLAILYWAQSELFLIDPEKLALLPWQAIAISALSLTIGWLVYDALCKSPLGEQPTVLMVLLFLLLVVMAWGYNQVFTGRAALLHLGAFTATIMTANVFLIIIPNQQIVVADLKAGRAPDPKYGKIAKLRSTHNNYLTLPVVFLMLSNHYPLAFASRYNWLIAALVFLMGVTIRHFFNTKHARKSWPWWTWGVTAILFAACVWLSALGTQRLPDDETALTATQARFAAAPGFDAVRDAVMGRCTMCHAAEPSWEGIVTAPRHLALDSDAAIARAARDIYVQAGLTDAMPPANVSYMEPEERAAIREWFRAANGAQVASN from the coding sequence CTGATGGATCCGATCATCCTGATGGACTGGGCCGGTTTTGCGATCCGCTGGCTTCATGTCGTCACCGCCATCGCCTGGATCGGCTCGAGCTTTTATTTCATAGCGCTCGACCTCGGGCTGCAAAGGGCCCCGGGCCTGCCGGCCGCCGCGCATGGCGAGGAATGGCAGGTCCATGGCGGCGGTTTTTACCACATTACCAAATACATGGTCGCGCCCGAGCGCCTGCCCGAACACCTGACATGGTTCAAATGGGAAAGCTACGCCACCTGGCTTTCAGGGGTCGCCATGCTGGCGATCCTCTACTGGGCGCAGTCCGAGTTGTTCCTGATCGATCCTGAAAAGCTGGCGCTGCTGCCGTGGCAGGCGATCGCCATCTCGGCCCTGTCGCTGACGATTGGCTGGCTGGTCTATGACGCCCTGTGCAAAAGCCCGCTGGGCGAGCAGCCGACGGTCCTGATGGTACTGCTTTTCCTGCTGCTGGTGGTCATGGCCTGGGGCTACAACCAGGTGTTCACCGGCCGCGCAGCGCTGCTGCATCTGGGGGCGTTCACGGCGACGATCATGACCGCCAACGTGTTCCTGATCATCATACCCAACCAGCAGATCGTGGTGGCCGATCTCAAGGCGGGGCGCGCGCCGGATCCGAAATACGGCAAGATCGCCAAGCTGCGGAGCACACACAACAACTACCTGACGCTGCCGGTCGTCTTTCTGATGCTGTCCAACCACTACCCCTTGGCCTTCGCCAGCCGCTACAACTGGCTGATCGCCGCGCTGGTGTTTCTGATGGGCGTGACGATCCGCCATTTCTTCAACACCAAGCATGCGCGCAAATCCTGGCCGTGGTGGACCTGGGGGGTGACGGCAATCTTGTTTGCTGCCTGCGTCTGGCTGTCGGCTCTCGGCACCCAGCGCCTGCCGGACGACGAAACCGCCCTGACGGCGACCCAGGCGCGCTTTGCCGCCGCGCCCGGCTTTGACGCGGTGCGCGATGCGGTCATGGGCCGCTGCACCATGTGCCACGCGGCCGAGCCGTCGTGGGAGGGGATCGTCACCGCGCCGCGCCATCTGGCGCTTGACAGCGACGCCGCCATCGCCCGCGCCGCCCGCGACATCTACGTCCAGGCGGGCCTGACCGATGCCATGCCGCCGGCCAATGTCAGCTACATGGAGCCCGAGGAGCGGGCGGCGATCCGCGAATGGTTCCGGGCGGCGAACGGGGCGCAGGTGGCGTCGAACTGA
- the xdhB gene encoding xanthine dehydrogenase molybdopterin binding subunit, translated as MKQDAITAGQALPQNASVVHESAHLHVTGRADYTDDLPTPAGTLHTALGLSQVAHGRIAAMNLDAVRAAPGVIDVLTATDIPGQNDVSPVGKHDDPILADGEVQFHGQPIFAVIAESRDQARRAAALAKVEYEALPHALDPIAARDAGVGYVTEPLTLRRGDPAPALAAAPRRVAGRFTVGGQDHFYLEGQIALALPGEDDEVTILVSTQHPSEVQHMVAHALGVPANAVVVNVRRMGGGFGGKETQMNLFACVAAVAAKKWRRPVKLRPDRDEDMIATGKRHDFVVDYEAGFDDQGRILAVSGDWYARCGFSADLSGPVTDRALFHADNAYYYPDVELRSHPQKTNTVSNTAFRGFGGPQGVIVAERIIEEIAYATGQDTLAVRRANLYRDGQLTPYHQAVEDQILPRIFDELEASCDYAARRKAVLDWNAKGGVIRRGIALTPVKFGISFTATHYNQAGALVHIYTDGSILLNHGGTEMGQGLHTKVAQVVADAFQVDLATIKVTRTATDKVANTSATAASSGTDLNGMAALDACNQIKARLIAFLCEAKDVTPEEITFASGHIIVRGEAIPFAKVIEIAYLARVQLWSDGFYATPKIHWNRATGQGRPFYYFAYGAACSEVSVDTLTGEYTIERADILHDVGHSLNPAIDKGQVEGAFVQGTGWLTSEELWWDKEGRLRTHAPSTYKIPLASDRPKVFNTRLADWSVNAERTIKRSKAVGEPPFMLAISVFEAIGQAVASVADYRECPRLDAPATPERVLTAIERLRG; from the coding sequence ATGAAGCAGGACGCCATCACCGCGGGGCAGGCGCTGCCCCAGAACGCCTCGGTCGTGCACGAATCCGCCCATCTGCACGTCACCGGGCGGGCCGATTATACCGACGATCTGCCGACCCCGGCCGGCACGCTGCATACCGCGCTGGGCCTGTCGCAGGTCGCGCACGGGCGCATCGCGGCGATGAACCTTGATGCGGTGCGCGCAGCGCCCGGGGTCATCGACGTTCTGACCGCAACCGACATTCCGGGTCAGAACGACGTCAGCCCGGTTGGCAAGCATGATGACCCGATCCTCGCCGACGGCGAGGTGCAGTTCCACGGCCAGCCGATCTTTGCCGTCATCGCCGAAAGCCGCGACCAGGCCCGCCGCGCCGCCGCGCTCGCCAAGGTCGAATACGAGGCGCTGCCTCATGCGCTCGACCCCATCGCCGCGCGCGACGCGGGCGTTGGCTATGTAACCGAACCCCTGACGCTGCGCCGGGGCGATCCGGCCCCGGCCCTCGCCGCCGCGCCGCGCCGGGTTGCCGGCCGTTTTACCGTCGGCGGGCAGGACCACTTTTACCTCGAGGGCCAGATCGCGCTGGCCCTGCCGGGCGAGGATGACGAGGTCACGATCCTCGTCTCGACCCAGCACCCGTCCGAGGTCCAGCACATGGTCGCACATGCGCTGGGCGTTCCAGCCAATGCGGTTGTCGTCAATGTCCGCCGCATGGGCGGAGGCTTTGGCGGCAAGGAAACGCAGATGAACCTGTTCGCCTGCGTCGCCGCCGTCGCCGCGAAGAAGTGGCGCCGCCCCGTCAAGCTGCGCCCGGACCGCGACGAGGACATGATCGCGACCGGCAAGCGGCACGACTTCGTGGTCGATTACGAGGCGGGTTTCGACGATCAGGGCCGCATCCTCGCGGTCAGCGGCGACTGGTATGCGCGCTGCGGCTTTTCCGCCGACCTCAGCGGCCCGGTCACCGACCGCGCGCTGTTTCACGCCGACAACGCCTATTATTACCCCGATGTCGAATTGCGCTCGCACCCGCAAAAGACCAACACCGTCTCCAACACCGCTTTTCGCGGGTTCGGCGGTCCGCAAGGCGTGATCGTGGCCGAGCGCATCATCGAGGAAATCGCCTATGCGACCGGGCAGGACACCCTCGCCGTGCGCCGCGCCAACCTCTACCGCGATGGCCAGTTGACCCCTTATCACCAGGCGGTCGAGGACCAGATCCTGCCCCGCATCTTCGACGAGCTGGAGGCGAGTTGCGACTATGCCGCGCGGCGAAAGGCGGTGCTGGACTGGAACGCCAAGGGCGGTGTCATCCGCCGGGGCATTGCACTGACCCCGGTCAAGTTCGGCATCAGCTTTACCGCGACGCATTACAACCAGGCCGGCGCGCTGGTGCATATCTACACGGACGGCTCGATCCTGCTCAATCACGGCGGGACCGAGATGGGGCAGGGTCTACACACCAAGGTCGCGCAGGTCGTCGCCGATGCCTTTCAGGTCGATCTGGCGACGATCAAGGTGACCCGGACCGCGACCGACAAGGTTGCCAATACCTCGGCCACCGCGGCATCGTCCGGAACCGACCTGAACGGCATGGCCGCGCTGGACGCCTGCAACCAGATCAAGGCGCGGCTGATCGCGTTTCTCTGCGAGGCAAAGGACGTGACGCCCGAGGAGATCACCTTCGCATCAGGCCATATCATCGTGCGCGGCGAGGCGATCCCCTTTGCCAAGGTGATCGAGATTGCTTACCTCGCCCGCGTCCAGTTGTGGTCCGACGGGTTCTACGCCACCCCCAAGATCCATTGGAATCGCGCGACCGGGCAGGGGCGCCCGTTCTACTATTTCGCCTACGGGGCCGCCTGTTCCGAGGTGTCGGTCGACACGCTGACCGGGGAATACACCATCGAGCGGGCCGACATCCTGCATGACGTCGGCCATTCGCTGAACCCGGCGATCGACAAGGGCCAGGTCGAGGGCGCGTTTGTGCAGGGTACCGGCTGGCTGACGTCTGAAGAACTGTGGTGGGACAAGGAGGGGCGGCTGCGCACGCACGCGCCCTCGACCTACAAGATCCCGCTCGCCTCGGACCGGCCCAAAGTTTTCAACACGCGCCTCGCCGATTGGTCGGTCAATGCCGAGCGGACGATCAAGCGCAGCAAGGCCGTGGGCGAGCCGCCGTTCATGCTGGCGATCTCGGTGTTCGAGGCCATCGGCCAGGCGGTCGCCTCGGTCGCGGATTACCGCGAGTGCCCGCGGCTGGACGCCCCGGCGACGCCCGAGCGGGTGCTGACGGCGATCGAGCGGCTGCGCGGATGA
- a CDS encoding NADPH-dependent FMN reductase — translation MSKPRIAVIIGSTRKTRFADKPTEWFMSKVAGNADLDFEVVDLRDADLPFFDEPASNAWVPSSDPKAVAWQEKIASYDGFVFIVSEYNHSITAALKNALDQAYNEWVHKPMAALAYGSMGGARALEHLRAIGVELQMVPVRGAVHIGGADFFKVWPGAGNAPISEIEGNLENALGGLLTDLTWWTKATKAAREA, via the coding sequence ATGTCCAAGCCTCGCATTGCCGTAATCATCGGCTCGACTCGCAAGACACGTTTCGCAGACAAGCCGACCGAATGGTTCATGTCAAAGGTCGCCGGAAACGCGGACCTCGATTTCGAGGTCGTGGACCTGCGCGATGCCGACCTGCCGTTCTTTGACGAGCCTGCCTCGAACGCCTGGGTGCCGTCCAGCGATCCCAAGGCCGTCGCCTGGCAGGAAAAGATCGCCAGCTACGACGGGTTCGTGTTCATCGTCTCGGAATACAACCACTCGATCACCGCGGCGCTGAAAAACGCGCTGGACCAGGCCTATAACGAGTGGGTTCACAAGCCGATGGCCGCGCTCGCGTATGGCAGCATGGGGGGCGCCCGCGCGCTGGAACATCTGCGCGCCATCGGCGTCGAGCTGCAGATGGTCCCGGTCCGCGGCGCGGTCCACATCGGGGGCGCCGACTTCTTCAAGGTCTGGCCCGGCGCCGGCAACGCTCCGATCAGTGAGATAGAGGGCAACTTGGAGAACGCGCTAGGCGGGTTGCTGACCGACCTGACCTGGTGGACCAAGGCGACGAAGGCTGCGCGCGAGGCATAA
- a CDS encoding DUF2945 domain-containing protein — protein sequence MARYEVGDHVSWNSEAGRIRGRVINIHTADFEFRGRTRHCSAEEPQYELTSDKTGTVAVHKGSALTRLRS from the coding sequence ATGGCGCGCTATGAGGTCGGGGATCACGTCAGCTGGAACTCGGAAGCCGGGCGGATCCGGGGACGGGTGATCAATATCCACACCGCGGATTTCGAGTTCCGCGGCCGAACGCGACACTGCTCGGCGGAGGAACCGCAGTATGAACTGACCAGCGACAAGACCGGCACTGTCGCGGTTCACAAGGGCAGCGCGCTGACGCGCCTGCGCAGCTGA
- the cobS gene encoding cobaltochelatase subunit CobS produces the protein MLDATAKPTEDVDLREVFGLDSDMKVKSFAERTDRVPEIDPTYKFDPDTTMAILAGFAYNRRVMIQGYHGTGKSTHIEQVAARLNWPCVRVNLDSHISRIDLIGKDAIKLRDGKQVTEFHEGILPWALRNPVAIVFDEYDAGRADVMFVIQRVLEHDGKLTLLDQNEIITPNPSFRLFATANTVGLGDTTGLYHGTQQINQAQMDRWSLVATLNYLSHDAETAIVLAKVPHYNTDKGRKQIAQMVTLADLTRTAFMQGDLSTVMSPRTVISWAQNARIFDNIGYAFRLTFLNKCDELERQTVAEFYQRLFDEELPESAAAQAK, from the coding sequence ATGCTGGACGCTACCGCAAAACCGACCGAGGACGTCGACCTGCGCGAGGTGTTCGGCCTCGACAGCGACATGAAGGTCAAGTCCTTCGCCGAGCGGACCGACCGCGTCCCGGAGATCGACCCCACCTACAAGTTCGACCCCGACACCACCATGGCGATCCTCGCTGGCTTTGCCTACAACCGCCGGGTGATGATTCAGGGCTATCACGGCACCGGGAAATCGACCCATATCGAACAGGTCGCGGCGCGCCTGAACTGGCCCTGCGTCCGTGTGAACCTCGATTCCCATATCAGCCGGATCGACCTGATCGGCAAGGACGCGATCAAGCTGCGTGACGGCAAGCAGGTAACGGAGTTTCACGAGGGCATCCTGCCTTGGGCGCTGCGCAACCCGGTCGCCATCGTGTTCGACGAATACGACGCCGGCCGCGCCGACGTGATGTTCGTCATCCAGCGGGTGCTGGAACATGACGGCAAGCTGACCCTGCTCGACCAGAACGAGATCATCACGCCCAATCCCTCATTCCGCCTCTTTGCGACCGCGAACACCGTGGGGCTCGGCGATACGACCGGCCTCTATCACGGCACTCAGCAGATCAACCAGGCACAGATGGACCGCTGGTCGCTCGTGGCGACGCTGAACTATCTGTCCCACGACGCCGAGACGGCGATCGTACTGGCCAAGGTGCCGCACTACAATACGGACAAGGGCCGCAAGCAGATTGCGCAGATGGTAACTCTGGCCGACCTGACGCGGACCGCGTTCATGCAGGGCGACCTGTCCACCGTCATGTCGCCCCGAACCGTCATCAGCTGGGCCCAGAACGCCCGCATCTTTGACAACATCGGCTATGCCTTCCGGCTGACTTTCCTGAACAAGTGCGACGAGCTGGAGCGCCAGACAGTGGCCGAGTTCTACCAGCGCCTGTTCGACGAGGAACTGCCCGAGAGCGCCGCCGCCCAAGCGAAGTAA
- a CDS encoding LysR family transcriptional regulator, whose translation MSYLDSLRVFVRVVELGSITAGGRDLRLSPAGASNRIKDLESRFGVRLLNRTTRKLTTTEIGQVLYDNARKVIAALEEAEAVIASYSGTPQGVIRVVAPLGLGRRLVAPLVPRFVAENPEVEVRLRLSDRSVNIVEDGIDVAFFLGQPEDSALIWRKITDCPRVLVAAPEYLAARGTPQVPDDLKAHNCLLLRFPRSPEYYWVLQTPEGRRKMMVAGRFDADDGDVLIGWALEGAGIANRPRYEVEEHIQAGRLVEVLPETPPLAAQFGVLTPHRQLQDPKVRLFTDFAARELKARF comes from the coding sequence ATGTCCTATCTCGACAGCCTCCGGGTGTTCGTGCGGGTGGTCGAACTGGGATCGATCACCGCCGGGGGGCGTGATCTGCGGCTGTCACCCGCGGGCGCGTCGAACCGCATCAAGGATCTCGAGTCGCGCTTTGGCGTGCGGTTGCTGAACCGTACCACGCGCAAGCTGACCACGACCGAGATCGGGCAGGTCCTCTATGACAACGCGCGCAAGGTGATAGCCGCGCTGGAGGAGGCGGAGGCGGTGATCGCCAGCTATTCCGGCACGCCGCAGGGGGTCATCCGCGTGGTGGCGCCGCTGGGCCTTGGCCGGCGGCTAGTCGCACCCCTAGTGCCGCGCTTTGTGGCCGAGAACCCCGAGGTCGAGGTCCGGCTGCGCCTGTCCGACCGCAGCGTCAACATCGTCGAGGACGGCATCGACGTGGCCTTTTTCCTCGGCCAGCCCGAGGATTCCGCCCTGATCTGGCGCAAGATCACTGACTGCCCACGGGTTCTGGTGGCGGCGCCCGAATACCTAGCGGCGCGCGGCACACCTCAAGTGCCGGACGATCTGAAGGCGCATAACTGCCTGCTTTTGCGTTTCCCGCGCTCGCCCGAATATTACTGGGTGCTGCAGACGCCCGAGGGCCGGCGCAAGATGATGGTCGCGGGCAGGTTCGATGCCGACGACGGCGATGTGCTGATCGGCTGGGCGCTGGAGGGGGCGGGCATCGCCAACCGGCCGCGCTACGAGGTCGAGGAGCATATTCAGGCCGGCCGGCTGGTCGAGGTGCTGCCGGAAACCCCGCCCTTGGCTGCCCAGTTCGGCGTGCTGACCCCGCATCGCCAGTTGCAGGACCCCAAGGTACGGCTGTTCACCGATTTTGCCGCGCGCGAGTTGAAGGCCCGCTTCTGA
- the xdhA gene encoding xanthine dehydrogenase small subunit, whose amino-acid sequence MTDAIRFLLNDSEVRLTSAGAGDTLLDFIRLGRDLTGTKEGCAEGDCGACTVLVGRLHEGALVYEPINACIRFLAACHGCHVVTVEHLRGKDGALHPVQQAMVAHHASQCGFCTPGFVMALYGLWMTNPDPTVVEIETALQGNLCRCTGYEPIVRAALAAARAGGQAIDALADERAAVTAKLQALVGVRADVSRGEDRAIVPADVDEFAAALRDNPAATIVAGATDVGLWVTKQLRPISPGIFIGHLLKDIAVTGDAITIGAGVTYSEFAPVMEEYLPDGLDYLLRVGGWQVRNAGTIGGNIANGSPIGETPPFLIALGARITLRRGDERRQIALEDYFIEYGKQDRAPGEFLETIAIPRPNGARIAAYKVSKRANADISAVAAGFFIRTEGGVIREARVAFGGMAGTPRRAAHAEAALTGQPFAAETFEAAANAVASDFTPLSDWRASAAYRQSVAANFFRRFWLENSDQTMPVRLNRAVGE is encoded by the coding sequence ATGACCGACGCGATCCGCTTTTTGCTGAATGACAGCGAGGTCAGGCTGACCAGCGCGGGGGCCGGCGACACGCTGCTGGATTTCATTCGCCTCGGCCGCGATCTGACCGGCACCAAGGAGGGTTGCGCCGAGGGGGATTGCGGTGCCTGCACCGTCCTGGTCGGCCGCCTGCACGAGGGCGCGCTGGTCTACGAGCCGATCAACGCCTGCATCCGCTTTCTGGCCGCCTGCCACGGCTGCCATGTGGTTACGGTCGAGCATCTGCGCGGCAAGGACGGCGCGCTGCATCCGGTCCAGCAGGCGATGGTCGCGCACCATGCCAGCCAGTGCGGCTTTTGCACGCCAGGCTTTGTCATGGCGCTTTACGGGCTGTGGATGACCAACCCAGACCCCACGGTGGTCGAGATCGAGACCGCACTTCAGGGCAACCTGTGCCGCTGCACCGGATACGAGCCCATCGTCCGCGCCGCCCTCGCCGCTGCAAGGGCGGGCGGTCAGGCAATAGACGCGCTGGCGGACGAGCGCGCGGCGGTCACCGCCAAGCTGCAGGCGCTGGTGGGGGTGCGGGCCGATGTCTCACGCGGCGAGGATCGCGCCATCGTCCCGGCCGACGTCGATGAATTCGCCGCAGCCCTGCGGGACAATCCCGCCGCCACCATCGTCGCAGGAGCGACCGATGTGGGGCTGTGGGTCACCAAGCAGCTGCGGCCCATCTCTCCGGGTATCTTCATCGGCCATTTGCTCAAGGATATCGCCGTGACGGGCGACGCGATCACCATCGGCGCCGGCGTCACCTATTCCGAATTCGCCCCGGTGATGGAGGAGTATCTGCCGGATGGCCTCGACTATCTGCTGCGCGTCGGGGGCTGGCAGGTACGCAATGCCGGTACCATCGGCGGCAATATCGCCAACGGCTCGCCCATTGGCGAGACGCCGCCCTTCCTGATCGCGCTCGGCGCGCGCATCACCTTGCGGCGCGGCGACGAGCGGCGGCAGATCGCGCTGGAAGATTACTTCATCGAGTACGGCAAGCAGGACCGGGCGCCGGGCGAGTTCCTTGAAACCATTGCCATCCCGCGCCCGAATGGCGCGCGGATCGCGGCCTACAAGGTGTCCAAGCGGGCCAATGCCGACATTTCGGCCGTCGCCGCCGGTTTCTTCATCCGCACGGAAGGTGGCGTCATCCGCGAGGCGCGCGTCGCCTTTGGCGGGATGGCCGGCACGCCGCGCCGGGCCGCGCATGCCGAGGCGGCCCTGACCGGGCAGCCCTTTGCCGCTGAAACCTTCGAGGCGGCCGCCAATGCCGTCGCCAGCGATTTCACCCCGCTGAGCGATTGGCGCGCGAGTGCCGCCTATCGCCAGTCTGTCGCCGCGAACTTCTTCCGCCGCTTCTGGCTGGAAAATTCGGACCAGACCATGCCCGTGCGCCTGAACCGCGCCGTGGGAGAGTGA
- the cobT gene encoding cobaltochelatase subunit CobT, with the protein MKPSDNPADPFKKALAEATRAMADERELNVTYTADPSGIAGDTMRLPQISRRLTRDEILLARGTADSLAMRLRHHDPATHMRYAPAGPMARDLYEAMETARSEAVGAREMPGALSNIDVKLGAEAERKGYGRLTSTSEAPLAVAAGYLVRQMATGRALPPAAQNLADLWRPLVEAEAGGTLTGLQDALGDQAAFARLARQVIADLGYGDQLGDDPDAPEEDDAEDEATEEEEAGDAQSRDQDESEEAEANPERSQESEQDEQQASVSMDENADDEMSDDTEMPDSEPPPDLPPPVSDASADYRVFTPAFDEEVKAEDLAEPAELERLRAYLDKQLEPLRGAVARLANKLQRRLQAQQSRSWEFDKEEGVLDAGRLARVVANPTTPLSFKVEKETEFRDTVVTLLIDNSGSMRGRPISIAAICADVLARTLERCQVKVEILGFTTRAWKGGQSREAWLAAHRPEHPGRLNDLRHIVYKPADAPWRRVRPNLGLMMKEGLLKENIDGEALEWAHRRMVRRPEARKILMVISDGAPVDDSTLSVNPANFLEKHLRDVIAMVEKRKQVELLAIGIGHDVTRYYQRAVTITDVEQLAGAMTEQLAALFDADPKKRARAMGRGRAA; encoded by the coding sequence ATGAAACCCAGCGACAACCCCGCCGATCCGTTCAAGAAGGCCCTGGCCGAGGCGACCCGCGCCATGGCCGACGAGCGCGAGTTGAACGTCACCTATACCGCCGATCCGTCCGGGATCGCGGGCGACACCATGCGCCTGCCGCAAATCAGCCGGCGGCTGACGCGGGACGAAATCCTGCTCGCGCGCGGCACGGCCGACAGCCTCGCGATGCGCCTGCGGCATCATGACCCGGCAACGCACATGCGCTATGCCCCGGCCGGGCCGATGGCGCGCGATCTTTACGAAGCAATGGAAACCGCCCGCAGCGAGGCCGTAGGCGCGCGCGAGATGCCGGGCGCACTGTCCAATATCGACGTCAAGCTGGGCGCCGAAGCCGAGCGCAAGGGCTATGGCCGCCTGACCTCCACCTCCGAGGCGCCGCTGGCGGTCGCCGCCGGCTATCTGGTCCGCCAGATGGCCACCGGCCGCGCCCTGCCGCCGGCCGCGCAGAACCTGGCCGATCTGTGGCGCCCGCTGGTCGAGGCCGAGGCGGGCGGCACGCTGACCGGGCTGCAGGACGCGCTGGGCGATCAGGCCGCGTTCGCGCGGCTTGCCCGGCAGGTGATTGCCGACCTGGGCTACGGAGATCAGCTGGGCGACGATCCTGATGCGCCCGAGGAAGACGACGCCGAGGACGAGGCGACCGAGGAGGAAGAGGCCGGCGACGCCCAGTCCCGCGACCAGGACGAGAGCGAGGAGGCCGAGGCCAACCCCGAGCGCAGCCAGGAATCAGAGCAGGACGAGCAGCAAGCCAGCGTCAGCATGGACGAAAACGCCGACGATGAGATGTCGGACGACACGGAAATGCCGGACTCCGAGCCGCCGCCGGACCTGCCGCCGCCGGTCAGCGATGCGAGCGCCGATTATCGCGTCTTTACCCCGGCCTTCGACGAAGAGGTCAAGGCCGAGGACCTGGCCGAACCGGCCGAGCTGGAGCGCCTGCGCGCCTATCTCGACAAGCAGCTGGAGCCCTTGCGCGGCGCCGTCGCGCGTCTTGCCAACAAGCTGCAGCGCCGCCTGCAGGCGCAGCAGAGCCGCAGCTGGGAGTTCGACAAGGAGGAGGGCGTGCTGGACGCCGGCCGCCTCGCGCGTGTCGTCGCCAACCCGACAACGCCGCTATCCTTCAAGGTCGAGAAAGAGACCGAGTTTCGCGACACTGTCGTCACCCTGCTGATCGACAATTCCGGCAGCATGCGCGGCCGGCCGATCAGCATCGCGGCGATCTGCGCCGATGTGCTGGCCCGCACGCTGGAACGCTGCCAGGTCAAGGTCGAAATCCTCGGCTTTACGACTCGCGCCTGGAAGGGGGGGCAGTCGCGCGAAGCGTGGCTGGCGGCCCATCGGCCAGAGCATCCGGGCCGCCTGAACGATCTGCGCCACATCGTCTACAAGCCGGCCGACGCGCCCTGGCGGCGGGTGCGCCCCAACCTGGGGCTGATGATGAAAGAGGGGCTGCTGAAGGAAAACATCGACGGCGAGGCGCTGGAATGGGCGCATCGCCGGATGGTGCGCCGTCCCGAAGCCCGCAAGATCCTGATGGTCATCTCGGACGGCGCCCCGGTCGACGATTCGACCCTCAGCGTGAATCCGGCGAATTTTCTGGAAAAGCACCTGCGCGACGTCATTGCCATGGTCGAAAAGCGCAAGCAGGTCGAGCTGCTGGCCATCGGCATCGGCCATGACGTGACCCGCTATTACCAACGGGCCGTGACCATTACGGATGTCGAGCAGCTGGCCGGCGCGATGACCGAGCAGCTCGCCGCGCTGTTCGATGCTGACCCGAAAAAGCGCGCACGCGCCATGGGACGGGGCAGGGCGGCCTGA
- the uraH gene encoding hydroxyisourate hydrolase, with translation MTGWLTTHVLDTARGSPAAGMEITLFRLDGDRRSEIARMRTNADGRTDGPILPQDAFAPGVYELVFAVGAWLDSLDIPAPSPRFLDEVPIRFGMAEASHYHVPLLVSPYGYSTYRGS, from the coding sequence ATGACCGGTTGGCTGACAACTCATGTTCTGGACACCGCCCGTGGCAGCCCCGCCGCCGGGATGGAGATCACTCTGTTCCGTCTGGACGGCGATCGCCGCTCCGAAATCGCGCGGATGCGCACCAATGCCGATGGCCGGACGGATGGCCCGATCCTGCCGCAGGACGCCTTTGCGCCCGGCGTCTACGAGCTGGTGTTCGCCGTCGGCGCGTGGCTCGATTCGCTGGATATTCCTGCGCCCTCGCCCCGGTTCCTCGATGAGGTGCCGATCCGCTTTGGCATGGCCGAGGCTAGCCATTATCATGTGCCGTTGTTGGTCTCGCCCTACGGCTATTCGACCTACAGGGGTAGCTGA